DNA sequence from the Streptomyces cinnabarinus genome:
GTCGAGCGCGGAGAGGTCGCCGCCGACCATCCCGCGCTGCCGTACGTCGCCGCGCAGATCTTCGGCGTGCTGCGGGCCCGGCCGGTCCTGGAGGGCGAGTTCGCCGACCCGGACTATCTGCTCCGGTTCGTGGAGGCCGCCGTACTGCCCGCGCTGGGGCTGAAATGAAGCCGGGGCTGAGATGAAGCCGGGCCTGAGATGAAGCTCAGGCCGCCGTCCACGGGATGACCGGACGGTGGTCTGCACGCGCCGCACCGTGGGGACGGGGGCGGCGCGCACCCCCCGGCCGGGTGGGGTCCCTCTTGAGCGGAGAGGTGCCCCACCCGGCCGTATGGTTCCCGGGGGTCTCAGACGTCCTGGCCGTTGCCGCCGCCGGACGCGACCTTGATGCCCTTGGTGATCTCGTCGATGACGGACTGCTTCTCGCCGACGTCGATGCCGAAGCGGACCACCACGATCTGCCCGGAATCCGCGGGCGAGGGGAAGGCGAGGGACTCGACATAGCCGTCGGCGCCCTTGGCGGTGACCGCCTTCCAGCGCACCAGATAGCCCTTCTGCCCGGCCACGGTCACGGCCTTGGAGGCGAGTACGTCGTGCGAGGTGATCCCGCCGTAGCCCTCGCCGTAGGACTGCTCGGCATTCTTCTCGATGTCCGCCTTCGCCACCTCCTCGGCGCTCGTGCCGGTGGTGCCGAGCAGGCTCGCCGGAGCCGAGTAGGCGCCGCCCTTGGTGCAGGTCGAGGAGGTGTCGCCGGGGCACTTGTACGACTCGTCCGACGTCACCGACGCGCCCGCGGTGATCTCCTGGCCGTACCAGCCGTCCGGCACCGGCAGGCTGATCCCGCTGATCGCGTCCGTCACCGAACCGCTCTCGATCCGCGGCGCCTCGGACCCCTCCGGACTGGGGGACTGACCCTCGGAACCGCCGGAGCCACCGCCATCGGAACCCCCGGAGCCACCGTCGCCGAAGGGGCCGCCCTGGCCGCCTCCCGGACCACCCTGTCCGCCCTGTCCGCCCTGTCCCGGCTGTGAGTTGGCGGAGCCGCCGTCCGACCCCCCGCTGTCGGCGAGGACGTACACGCCCACACCGATGCTCGCGAGGACCGCGGCGGCCACCGCCACGGCTATGCCCGTCCGCAGCCCGCGCCGCTGACCGCCGGACGGCGGCGGATACCCCGGATACCCGGGATGGACCGGATACCCCGGCTGGACCGGATATCCCGGCTGGGTGGGAAATTCCGCTTGGGCCGGATATGCCGGTTGAGCCGGATGTGCCGGTGGAGTCCCGGCGGCCGGCGAAGGCGCCGGCGGACCCCATGCGGCGGCCGATCCCACGGGGCGGGTCCGGTCCGTCCATGCCTTGCCGTCCCACCAGCGCTCGGTGGCGGGACCGTCACTTGTCTGCCCCGGGTCGGGATACCACCCGGGAGGAGTCACCTGCGTCATGACCCCACCGTATGAGGCATCGGTGAAAGCCGTATGAGAGGGATCCGGACCGGCCCGCCCGGCCCCCGCTGTCATCTTCCCGAACACTCCGTCACCCGTGACGGCAACAGCTCCCCGGACCGCCCTCCAAGCGTGCGGCCGGAGGACTACGCTCGATGCCTGTACGTCGTTCGGGCGACTTGGGGAGGTAGCGGGATGACGGAGGTACGGCCCACAGGGGCCGCCTCGGCTTCCCTGTGGGAGCGCGAGTCCGAACTCGCCGCCGTCCGAAGGGCGGTGGACACCCTCTGCGCCGACCGGTCCTCCTCGGGAAGCCTGTTGGTCATCCGGGGCGAGGCGGGCCTCGGCAAGACCGCCCTGCTGGGCGAGACCCGCCGGATCGCCGAGGCGCGCGGCTGCCACGTGTGGTCCGCCCGCGGCGCCGAGGCCCTGAAGTCCGTCCCCTTCTACGTGGTACGGCAGTTGCTCCAGCCCGCGCTGGTGTCCCTGCTGCCCGAGGAGGCCCGCGAGTACCTCGGCGACTGGTACGACATCGCGGGCCCCGCCCTCGGCATAGCGGACCCCGGCGAACGCCGCGCCGATCCGCAGGGCGTGTGCGACGGCCTGGTCGCCGCCGTGACACGACTCGCGCGGCGCGACTGGCCGCTGGTGCTGCTCATCGACGACGCCCACTGGGCCGACCAGGAGACCCTGCGCTGGCTCGCCGCCTTCGCCGAGCGCCTCGCCGACCTGTCCGTACTGGTCCTGGTGGCCCGCAGGCCGGGCGACGTGCGCGGCGAGAGCGCCCGCCACCTCGACGCGGTGGCCGCCACGGCGAGCCGCCCCGTCGCCTCGCTGAGCGCGCTGACCCCGGACGCCACCGCGGGCCTCACCCGCGCCACCGTCGGCGGGCACGCCGACGCCGCGTTCTGCCGCGAGGTCTGGGCGGTCACCGCGGGCAACCCCTACGAGACCGTCGAACTGCTCGCCAAGGTGCAGGACAGCGAGATCGATCCGGTCGAGTCCTCCGCGGCCGAACTGCGCGTCCTGAACCGCTCGGCCCGCGGCGGCGGTCTCGTCGCCCGCCTGGAGGGACTCGGCATCGAGGCCACCCGGTTCGCCTGGGCGGCCGCCATCCTCGGCGCCGGGATCACCGTCGACCAGGTCGCCCGGCTTGCCACCATGAGCCAGGACGACGCGGTCCGCTGCGCCGAACTCCTGCGCAACGCCCGTATCCTCACCACGCCCGACCCGGCCGCCGCCCCGGTGGAGGAGGGCGACCTGGAGTTCGTCCACCCGCTGATCGCCAGCGCCGTCTACAACTCCATCCCGCCCGCCCTGTGCACCGCCATGCACGGCATCGCCGCCCGCGTGGTCACCGACTCCGGGCGCGGCCCAGCGGCCGCCTCCCGGCATCTGCTGGAGGTCCACCCGGACGACGACGCCGAACTCGTCAGCCAACTGCGCTCCGCCGCCCGGGAACACCTCGCCGTCGGCGCCCCGGACGCGGCCCGCAGCTGTCTGGAGCGCGCCCTGCGTGAACCGCCCCGGCCGGAGATCCACCCGCACGTCCTGTACGAACTGGGCTGTGCCGCCCTGCTGACCGCACCGGCCACCACCATCGGCCATCTGCGCAGCGCGCTGGCGATGCCCGGACTCGACGGCTCCGAGCGGGTGGACGCCGTGTACCGGCTCTCCCAGGCCCTGCTCCACAACGACCAGTTGGAGGAGGCCGTCCGCACGGTCGAGGCGGAGGCGGCCCGGCACGAGTCCGGGCCCGCCCGACTGCGGTTGCAGGCTGTGCAGTTCATGTGGGAGGGCATCTACGCGGGCGAGGCCACCTCGCCCGAGCGCTCCGAGCGGCTCGCCGAACTCGCCCGGACCTGCACCGGCCGGGACAACTCCGAGCGCGCCCTGCTCATCCTATGCGGCTTCGACGCCATGGCCCGCGGAGAGAACGCCGAGGAGGTCGTCGAGCTGTGCGACCGCGCCCTCGTCAACGGCCGCCTCGCGCCCGGCCTCGGCTGGACCGACCCCGAGTGGGGCATCGAGCTGCTGATGATGCTGGCCAACGCGTACGCCTTCACGGACCGGCTCGACCGCGCCGAGGCCCTCTACACCGAGGCCCTGCGGGGGTACGAGTCAGCGGGCTGGAGCGGCGGCCATCTCGCCCTGGCCCACGCCTATGTGGGCGTCGGACACCGCAGGCGGGGCCGGTTGCGGGAGGCGGAGAAGTCGCTGCGCGAGTCCTTGCGGCTCGCCGAGCGCGTGGGCCGCGGGCTGCCGCTGTACTGGTCCGCCACCTGCAACCTCGTCGACACCCTGCTGGCCCGCGGCCATGTCGAGGACGCCTGGGAGGTGGCCGAGCAGTACGGCTTCG
Encoded proteins:
- a CDS encoding DUF2510 domain-containing protein, which translates into the protein MTQVTPPGWYPDPGQTSDGPATERWWDGKAWTDRTRPVGSAAAWGPPAPSPAAGTPPAHPAQPAYPAQAEFPTQPGYPVQPGYPVHPGYPGYPPPSGGQRRGLRTGIAVAVAAAVLASIGVGVYVLADSGGSDGGSANSQPGQGGQGGQGGPGGGQGGPFGDGGSGGSDGGGSGGSEGQSPSPEGSEAPRIESGSVTDAISGISLPVPDGWYGQEITAGASVTSDESYKCPGDTSSTCTKGGAYSAPASLLGTTGTSAEEVAKADIEKNAEQSYGEGYGGITSHDVLASKAVTVAGQKGYLVRWKAVTAKGADGYVESLAFPSPADSGQIVVVRFGIDVGEKQSVIDEITKGIKVASGGGNGQDV
- a CDS encoding ATP-binding protein; the protein is MTEVRPTGAASASLWERESELAAVRRAVDTLCADRSSSGSLLVIRGEAGLGKTALLGETRRIAEARGCHVWSARGAEALKSVPFYVVRQLLQPALVSLLPEEAREYLGDWYDIAGPALGIADPGERRADPQGVCDGLVAAVTRLARRDWPLVLLIDDAHWADQETLRWLAAFAERLADLSVLVLVARRPGDVRGESARHLDAVAATASRPVASLSALTPDATAGLTRATVGGHADAAFCREVWAVTAGNPYETVELLAKVQDSEIDPVESSAAELRVLNRSARGGGLVARLEGLGIEATRFAWAAAILGAGITVDQVARLATMSQDDAVRCAELLRNARILTTPDPAAAPVEEGDLEFVHPLIASAVYNSIPPALCTAMHGIAARVVTDSGRGPAAASRHLLEVHPDDDAELVSQLRSAAREHLAVGAPDAARSCLERALREPPRPEIHPHVLYELGCAALLTAPATTIGHLRSALAMPGLDGSERVDAVYRLSQALLHNDQLEEAVRTVEAEAARHESGPARLRLQAVQFMWEGIYAGEATSPERSERLAELARTCTGRDNSERALLILCGFDAMARGENAEEVVELCDRALVNGRLAPGLGWTDPEWGIELLMMLANAYAFTDRLDRAEALYTEALRGYESAGWSGGHLALAHAYVGVGHRRRGRLREAEKSLRESLRLAERVGRGLPLYWSATCNLVDTLLARGHVEDAWEVAEQYGFAPPYPSTIVLPDPRSVRGRLLLAVGRTKDGINELEEAEKAATARGHHNPIMVPWAVDLARALATEDPARAAQLATDVRRRAERFGTDTAIGEALRCAAALETGQRAVRLAAQAVTFLDASPCQYEHAAARIEYGIAARSTAELGRGLTLARQCGADGLVARAEEALATAGAGRE